From the genome of Ziziphus jujuba cultivar Dongzao chromosome 6, ASM3175591v1, one region includes:
- the LOC107431363 gene encoding inactive poly [ADP-ribose] polymerase RCD1 isoform X1, which yields MEAKRAKALDNGQNMVINLKRKCPARCEAQIVGVNHKVLPQQSNLSSSFDKLDKHRFLDGCRTKCKSIPRRSLLKNYANFRRSGLPQRFLYHETGEWIDYPQEIVELIRKQYQSKNPALEVNFNGQWILLDILHMIQMELKTGLIKDIAWIDEAGHCFFPEVLTGDCGMHKCCMSELNNCANAESSGNCEIKLQLEIGIAGTNSFDLEECVGESNHHAKRAKNNPKPVSSNEDLEVNDHCNKRSGPTMQVTCEDIQKNNELISTNYEQTCGKLDYKMVEKMFVSGMLSSVEVIEIKCCSDHLMQTQMELFQKQFEITKKIRGNPNICLGWLAASKDSSSSFMIHGLDFGAPKIMSSYGSGVHLSSMNCAHISAKYCDDDEKGVRHMVLCRVILGSVEVVNPGSGQCCPSSGNFDCGVDDLQNPCCYIIWNMNINTHILPEYVVSFKTSSSFEGVKGEVSRIDECAIANLDGSTGKQKMDCLQVESGGSCEPVVDFEKGSQAVGLGSNSLKTPKSPWMPFARLFETISKEVAPEVMKLVNVHFDLFRSKEISRDDFIKKLRSIVGDKLLRSSIMSLQRKPCP from the exons ATGGAAGCAAAACGGGCAAAAGCTTTGGATAATGGCCAGAATATGGTTatcaatttgaaaagaaaatgtcCAGCTAGATGTGAAGCACAAATAGTTGGAGTTAATCACAAGGTGTTGCCTCAGCAATCCAACTTGAGCTCATCTTTTGACAAGCTTGACAAGCACAGGTTTCTAGATGGTTGCAGGACTAAATGTAAATCAATCCCTAGGAGATCTTTACTCAAGAACTATGCAAATTTTAGGAGAAGTGGGCTTCCTCAACGATTTTTGTATCATGAAACAGGGGAATGGATAGATTATCCTCAAGAAATCGTTGAGTTGATAAGGAAACAATATCAGTCGAAAAACCCAGCCTTAGAGGTAAATTTTAATGGCCAATGGATTTTACTAGATATTTTGCATATGATCCAGATGGAGCTGAAAACGGGTCTAATAAAGGACATTGCTTGGATTGATGAAGCAGGTCATTGCTTCTTTCCAGAAGTACTAACCGGTGATTGTGGAATGCACAAGTGCTGTATGTCTGAGTTAAACAATTGCGCTAATGCAGAATCTAGTGGGAACTGTGAGATTAAATTGCAGCTTGAGATTGGAATAGCTGGAACCAATAGCTTTGACTTAGAGGAATGCGTTGGAGAGTCCAACCATCATGCTAAGAGAGCTAAAAATAATCCAAAACCTGTCAGCAGCAATGAGGATCTGGAAGTAAATGACCATTGCAATAAAAGATCAGGTCCCACAATGCAAGTGACCTGCGAGGATATTCAGAAGAACAATGAACTTATAAGCACTAATTATGAACAAACTTGTGGAAAACTGGATTATAAAATGGTTGAAAAAATGTTTGTTTCAGGCATGTTATCAAGTGTGGAGGTAATCGAGATTAAGTGTTGTTCTGACCATTTGATGCAAACTCAGATGGAGCTCTTCCAAAAGCAGTTTGAAATAACCAAGAAGATTCGAGGGAATCCAAATATCTGTTTAGGTTGGCTGGCTGCTAGTAAAGATTCTTCATCTAGCTTCATGATACATGGGCTGGATTTTGGTGCACCCAAAATCATGTCTTCATATGGCAGTGGAGTTCACCTGTCATCTATGAACTGTGCCCATATTAG TGCAAAATATTGTGATGATGACGAAAAAGGGGTAAGACACATGGTTCTCTGTCGTGTCATATTGGGGAGTGTCGAAGTAGTAAATCCTGGATCTGGACAGTGTTGTCCCAGTTCTGGAAACTTTGACTGTGGAGTTGATGACCTTCAGAACCCTTGCTGTTATATAATATGGAATATGAATATCAACACCCATATTCTTCCTGAATATGTTGTCAGTTTCAAGACATCTTCCAGTTTTGAAG GGGTTAAGGGCGAAGTTAGCAGAATAGATGAATGTGCAATTGCTAATCTTGATGGTTCTACAGGCAAACAGAAAATGGACTGCTTACAAGTTGAATCA GGTGGAAGTTGTGAACCAGTTGTAGATTTCGAGAAGGGGTCCCAGGCTGTTGGCCTTGGCTCGAACTCTTTGAAAACTCCTAAATCCCCTTGGATGCCTTTTGCTAGATTGTTTGAAACTATTTCAAAAGAAGTAGCTCCTGAAGTTATGAAATTGGTGAATGTTCATTTTGACCTATTCAGG AGCAAGGAGATCAGTCGGGATGATTTTATTAAGAAGTTGAGGTCAATAGTTGGAGATAAATTGTTGAGGTCCTCCATTATGAGTCTTCAGCGTAAG CCATGCCCCTAA
- the LOC107431363 gene encoding inactive poly [ADP-ribose] polymerase RCD1 isoform X2, translated as MHKCCMSELNNCANAESSGNCEIKLQLEIGIAGTNSFDLEECVGESNHHAKRAKNNPKPVSSNEDLEVNDHCNKRSGPTMQVTCEDIQKNNELISTNYEQTCGKLDYKMVEKMFVSGMLSSVEVIEIKCCSDHLMQTQMELFQKQFEITKKIRGNPNICLGWLAASKDSSSSFMIHGLDFGAPKIMSSYGSGVHLSSMNCAHISAKYCDDDEKGVRHMVLCRVILGSVEVVNPGSGQCCPSSGNFDCGVDDLQNPCCYIIWNMNINTHILPEYVVSFKTSSSFEGVKGEVSRIDECAIANLDGSTGKQKMDCLQVESGGSCEPVVDFEKGSQAVGLGSNSLKTPKSPWMPFARLFETISKEVAPEVMKLVNVHFDLFRSKEISRDDFIKKLRSIVGDKLLRSSIMSLQRKPCP; from the exons ATGCACAAGTGCTGTATGTCTGAGTTAAACAATTGCGCTAATGCAGAATCTAGTGGGAACTGTGAGATTAAATTGCAGCTTGAGATTGGAATAGCTGGAACCAATAGCTTTGACTTAGAGGAATGCGTTGGAGAGTCCAACCATCATGCTAAGAGAGCTAAAAATAATCCAAAACCTGTCAGCAGCAATGAGGATCTGGAAGTAAATGACCATTGCAATAAAAGATCAGGTCCCACAATGCAAGTGACCTGCGAGGATATTCAGAAGAACAATGAACTTATAAGCACTAATTATGAACAAACTTGTGGAAAACTGGATTATAAAATGGTTGAAAAAATGTTTGTTTCAGGCATGTTATCAAGTGTGGAGGTAATCGAGATTAAGTGTTGTTCTGACCATTTGATGCAAACTCAGATGGAGCTCTTCCAAAAGCAGTTTGAAATAACCAAGAAGATTCGAGGGAATCCAAATATCTGTTTAGGTTGGCTGGCTGCTAGTAAAGATTCTTCATCTAGCTTCATGATACATGGGCTGGATTTTGGTGCACCCAAAATCATGTCTTCATATGGCAGTGGAGTTCACCTGTCATCTATGAACTGTGCCCATATTAG TGCAAAATATTGTGATGATGACGAAAAAGGGGTAAGACACATGGTTCTCTGTCGTGTCATATTGGGGAGTGTCGAAGTAGTAAATCCTGGATCTGGACAGTGTTGTCCCAGTTCTGGAAACTTTGACTGTGGAGTTGATGACCTTCAGAACCCTTGCTGTTATATAATATGGAATATGAATATCAACACCCATATTCTTCCTGAATATGTTGTCAGTTTCAAGACATCTTCCAGTTTTGAAG GGGTTAAGGGCGAAGTTAGCAGAATAGATGAATGTGCAATTGCTAATCTTGATGGTTCTACAGGCAAACAGAAAATGGACTGCTTACAAGTTGAATCA GGTGGAAGTTGTGAACCAGTTGTAGATTTCGAGAAGGGGTCCCAGGCTGTTGGCCTTGGCTCGAACTCTTTGAAAACTCCTAAATCCCCTTGGATGCCTTTTGCTAGATTGTTTGAAACTATTTCAAAAGAAGTAGCTCCTGAAGTTATGAAATTGGTGAATGTTCATTTTGACCTATTCAGG AGCAAGGAGATCAGTCGGGATGATTTTATTAAGAAGTTGAGGTCAATAGTTGGAGATAAATTGTTGAGGTCCTCCATTATGAGTCTTCAGCGTAAG CCATGCCCCTAA
- the LOC107431355 gene encoding uncharacterized protein LOC107431355: MGRQGDLWDDSALINAFDDAISSFKKMHSKKSNDGLTDKGEDHVHVLAGVGDTEQATRQADTNEETNFASDTAAEVGQSSNLSVAKENHCVGPNVHESSTQGAEEVQNINSHSQGAEEYNRLLNQYYQLEEKRQKILEQLHQFGSWNYQYSGEGSGYGTYQEHSLSANQSCNPNVVCSCCPYGCQGAVAPCTSAPACCLGGPYACNSCPDASAVTDPGRSFPLEDGDIVKTAMGAAERAISSMKMKSSGDFNADEASKEEEKEKGKNERVMVQSTSSETDLSVLLNAWYSAGFYTGKYLVEQNIAKRRQN, encoded by the exons ATGGGGAGGCAAGGCGATTTGTGGGACGATTCAGCTCTAATCAATGCCTTCGACGATGCTATCTCCAGCTTTAAG AAAATGCACAGCAAAAAATCCAATGATGGTTTAACCGATAAAGGAGAAGATCATGTTCATGTCCTTGCTGGTGTTGGTGATACTGAACAGGCAACAAG ACAAGCTGATACAAATGAGGAAACAAATTTTGCATCAGATACTGCCGCAGAAGTGGGGCAGAGCAGTAATCTCTCTGTTGCCAAAGAAAATCATTGTGTAGGTCCAAATGTACATGAGTCCTCTACACAAGGTGCTGAGGAGGTGCAGAACATCAACTCGCATTCACAAGGGGCAGAAGAATATAACCGGTTACTCAACCAGTATTATCAGCTGGAGGAGAAGAGACAAAAGATTTTAGAGCAGCTTCATCAATTTGGTAGTTGGAATTACCAATATTCTGGTGAAGGTTCTGGTTATGGTACTTATCAAGAGCATTCATTGTCTGCAAACCAATCTTGCAATCCAAATGTTGTCTGTTCTTGTTGCCCATATGGTTGTCAAGGTGCAGTAGCACCATGCACTTCAGCTCCAGCTTGTTGCTTGGGCGGACCTTATGCTTGTAACTCCTGTCCGGATGCCTCTGCGGTAACAGATCCTGGGAGGTCCTTCCCTCTTGAGGATGGTGACATTGTCAAAACAGCAATGGGAGCTGCAGAAAGAGCTATATCTtctatgaaaatgaaaagttCTGGAGATTTTAATGCAGATGAAG CAAgcaaagaggaagaaaaagaaaaagggaagaatGAAAGGGTAATGGTCCAAAGTACCAGCTCAGAGACTGATCTCTCTGTTCTCTTAAATGCTTGGTATTCTGCAGGCTTTTATACTGGAAA GTATCTTGTGGAGCAGAATATTGCAAAAAGAAGGCAGAATTGA
- the LOC107431352 gene encoding uncharacterized protein At1g32220, chloroplastic: MVSFLALPAIFTPSFSLFSRASFPAPPSSLFHNRLGRFGVRSSYAETRLDEDSNSAAIDVVADVKTERVVVLGGSGFVGSAICKAAVSNGIEAISVSRTGRPAYPGSWVDQVSWIPGDVFYLNWDEVLGGATAVVSTIGGFGSEEQMQRINGEANVVAVNAAKEFGVPKFILISVHDYNLPSFLLSSAYFTGKRKAESEVLSKYPNSGVVLRPGFIYGKRRVDGLEIPLDLVGQPLERILSATQNLTKPLSSLPASDLLLAPPVSVDDVALAVINAITDDDFFGIFTIEQIKEAAEKVRA; encoded by the exons ATGGTGTCTTTTTTAGCCTTGCCTGCTATTTTCACACCTTCCTTTTCTCTCTTCTCCAGAGCTTCGTTTCCAGCTCCCCCATCCTCGCTTTTTCACAACCg CTTGGGCAGGTTTGGTGTCCGGAGCAGTTATGCCGAAACAAGACTCGACGAGGATTCCAACTCTGCTGCAATAGATGTTGTGGCTGATGTTAAAACTGAAAGG GTTGTAGTCTTAGGTGGCAGTGGTTTTGTAGGTTCTGCTATATGCAAAGCTGCAGTATCCAACGGCATCGAAGCCATTAGTGTAAGCAG GACAGGTCGCCCTGCTTATCCTGGTTCATGGGTAGATCAAGTTTCTTGGATACCAG GGGATGTTTTCTACTTAAACTGGGATGAAGTACTTGGTGGGGCTACTGCAGTGGTTTCAACCATTGGGGGTTTTGGCAGTGAGGAACAGATGCAAAGAATTAATGGTGAAGCAAATGTTGTTGCTGTCAATGCTGCAAAGGAATTTG GGGTACCCAAGTTTATCTTGATATCAGTGCATGATTACAATCTACCATCGTTTTTGCTTTCATCTGCATACTTCACAGGGAAGAGGAAAGCAGAATCAGAGGTTCTCTCCAAATATCCCAACTCCG GTGTTGTGTTAAGACCAGGCTTCATATATGGGAAAAGGAGGGTGGATGGATTAGAGATTCCATTGGATCTAGTAGGGCAACCATTGGAGAGAATTCTAAGTGCTACCCAAAATCTCACAAAACCGTTGAGTTCTCTTCCAGCCTCTGATCTGCTCCTGGCCCCACCAGTTAGTGTTGATGATGTTGCACTAGCAGTGATTAATGCAATCACAGATGATGATTTCTTTGGCATTTTTACTATTGAACAAATCAAGGAAGCTGCAGAAAAGGTCAGGGCGTGA